The genomic segment TTCAAAACTCTCAATATAAAGAACTTTctatgatctacaacttttatttgacaTTTTTCTCTAGAAAGTATAAGAAActttttataagcaaaaaactatgtttttcactgtttaagattgtttaaaagaaaaacaaaacaaaatcagctgtacgtcttcaccgattttttatcagctatccctcatatatcttttataaccttcaaatatctgtataagattttttcagctttttttctttcttgACTGGGGTACTAAGTATAAGCGACAAtgtgcatttaaaaatttaaccaaaaatCTGAAAATGTAATATCAGACAGAGTACTCTACTTAAGCTACAAAGTAATAATATGCCTTGCCCATACGTAACATTTTGTAGAATTAACTCAAAGAACTTAAAGAACTTTTTTCTTCTGTTGTTACATATAATGTTTATGGTATTTCCGAACAAGTTCTACTCTATTCGTTTTGTAAATGTCTGCCACTGATTTTTCTTAGTTTTCTTACTAATTCGTAGGATTAGGTTCTTAGATTATTGTATTCCTTAAACAATTTTATGGTTGGTAATAGTCGGTACTTCCGCAATGTAATTTTCTCGGTCTCACAGTTCATACACTTTAATCTGATACCATATTCAAAGCAGCTTTTGCTAAGCAGTAAGTAATGATTACTTCTCATTTCTCATATTTGCTGATGCTCCTTACGCCTAATATTATTATGTATGTATTACTTTTTGGTGACTACTAGTATACCATCTCTGTTCACTTTTAGGAAAAACTGTATACCTACTTAGGTTCTGATCAGGTtctaattaaaaaatacaatattcatCCTCAGTTCGTTCGTGGAAAAGTAATTttccatatttatatttatttaataaattaatatttaacttTAGCATTGTTTATTTTAAGGTCCTCTATTTCTACATCAGAAAAGAATTCAGAAGAATATAGTAAAATCTGCTGGTTCCACGTTGAGGCTTAATTGTGAAGCTAGTGGAACTCCCACACCTAACATAACTTGGTACAAAGACGGTTTATCACCACTCCCACGGCGACTTACACCAACAAAATCCAAGAAATGGTCTTTGGTTTTAGAAGATTTGGTTTCCGGAGACTCAGGAGAGTACACGTGCAAAGTTTGTAATGAAGTTGGCTGTAAGGATTTAACATTCAAGGTAGAAGTAACTGGTAAGTgatcattattttaaaatataaaataagacagaatattgtttttaaacttttttcttgTAGCCTTTTATTAAATATCTCttagtaaaatattaaatatttagaaagaattaataaaaaaagttgtaCTGAGGACAGCTTAATGCTTGTTTTCTActtgaaaatttataaaaaatatctattcgAAGTTTAACATTTaacacttttttagtaattttcgtgcccttgatatatatatatatatatatatatatatatatatatatatatgtatgtatgtatataattaACTCTACTAACTACTAACTACATttatctaattactatttaaatgggaataagccacaattaaaggttaaaatacgtttattgacgtttcaattttaatttaaatttaaaatgctacaagaaaatagctttagaacaatacaTTTATCTACTCTAATTAATCGGTCAATTAATTGCCATTTGATTTACACGTTAATTATTCTAAATTTAATTAtgtgatatttattttatattatttggaAAACACATAAATTCGCtaacgggacactgacattaatgacatTGTTCCGTTTTACCAAAGAATCTTAACATCTtaacaaaggcaagggtttcctgccgaaacgttggataataaaatctagttccaaatttaatattacttattgaacctaaacccaagaaatactaattttatattaaatatagtatggTTTAAGAaactccatatatatatatatatatatatatatatatatatatatatatatatatatatatatatatatatatatatatatatggtgtaACGACTGTCAAACTCAATAAGAAGTGATATAACAATGGAAAATACACACACTGTAACTCTTGAAGGTCTCAGTCAGATAAGAGGACAAAAGAAACAAAGCTATAATGTTACTATTCCAAATATTAGCGGAAACGTTTCGTTATGTGATTACAAAACAGCATCAGTCCAAATCTGCAAGAGTAATACTCTTTTAGAAGGATTAGTGAAGCTCATTAAATTAAAAGAAAGGCCAAGAAGTGACCTCTTATGTTGATAGAAAGGAGAATAATAATGAAAAAGTTACTTTCATGCTCAATATAGTAAGGATGTAATTACTTACTTAATCATGAAAAACAGAATTTACATTTATAAAATTAGCCTTAGTTGCTAAATGAAGCTTAAAAAAACAGCCGTCAGGCAATTATTTGCAAATTTACATAACTACTAATTACGACAAATACAAAGCacgtgtctatttttactttaagttAAAAAATCAATGTAGTTTAAAACACAAAACATTGATGGGTAAAAATATCACGTAATTATGTATTATACAACAATTTATTTACTGGTAATTATTAGCACTAAAAGTGTGTCCCGGCAATTTGATTAATTACGGCACAATTTAAGTATTCAATGCAGTCGCCATTGTGGCATTCCAACAAGTTATTCGCAGATGAAGTGGCGCAGAATAGAACTCAAAGGCTCAACAGGTAGGGAGAGATGACCGGTGCCGCGACAATTAATCTGGTCGTGTATACTATCCCATATTAGAGCTGTATattagctctaatatttcttgtctcatccatggctgtttctttatattgttttctggtttaagtttattatctaccactaaattaaaaatatttttgattttattttacatatcatccacacttatgttttcttgattaatatctGACATTACTatgctgtttattttgttgttgatctcctcgttgacttcttctcttgtggttttatctttcaacttctggatatccggacgtttttgtgcttttcttttatggACTTTTGTCGGGTGGAAGTTGAAACGTCCTAGTAAAAGATTATGGTCTGATGGAACATCTGCTCCCGGATATGTTTTTGCGGATTTTACGGAATTCTGAAATCGtatgttgatgatgatgatgatttttgaCTTTACGTATTACTAAAATGTTTTAGAGCGTTCACACAATACACCACGTCTCCTTAAAAAGCTTGAAGATGTGACCGCCAAAATTGGAGACAGAGTTCAATTCAAATGCGAGTTTGATTCAGATACCAAA from the Diabrotica undecimpunctata isolate CICGRU chromosome 1, icDiaUnde3, whole genome shotgun sequence genome contains:
- the LOC140450707 gene encoding fibroblast growth factor receptor-like 1, encoding MRVYASLLLCVLLVELVISEYSQGPLFLHQKRIQKNIVKSAGSTLRLNCEASGTPTPNITWYKDGLSPLPRRLTPTKSKKWSLVLEDLVSGDSGEYTCKVCNEVGCKDLTFKVEVTERSHNTPRLLKKLEDVTAKIGDRVQFKCEFDSDTKPFIMWMKTSNAHCSFTDSEDCDADLLQKSYDGRKDPEVYEIASVHRYDEGWYACIGANSMGSTASKAYLKVSS